A portion of the Mesobacillus sp. AQ2 genome contains these proteins:
- a CDS encoding HAMP domain-containing sensor histidine kinase, translating into MITTVVVVSIMGTSFYLQSKQLKDQMADKVEGVAGLWSSTIDPDDIKNAEPLRNETNQSSERLEKILTMVGEKSASFLGAYVILPDEYQNQKVYILAASDIYRDYSFGSQMFYDAGDQFLSAFRASRDQHKVTSTDIFSDQYGSWVSSFAPIMDNSGKVVAILGIDAEATIIRQNQMEILFLLIVQMSAILVAVYIILNWGLKKVMKPVDDLFYGIKEISSGNFTVQLPVRDQSELSILSEQFNEMASQLSQLFKSVSAASRELGQSSLEENESILLEEAINTIEDIFERTKLQQELQRAEKMNAIGQLAASVAHEIRNPMTVVKGFLQIFLAKDMSEEEHTYLKLMIEELNRAETIINDYLSLAKPDVGKLETIEGKDLAEQVMDLMSSYAMMSKNISLHTDIKEPVKIKGNKSELKQVLINILKNGIEAMDDGGKLSLTVEKQGDYGVFIIKDTGVGMTAEELSRLGTAFYSLKERGTGMGLMVCYQIVERMKGQIKVSSIKGEGTTFEILVPILTEGPE; encoded by the coding sequence ATGATTACAACAGTTGTAGTCGTTTCGATTATGGGGACAAGTTTTTACCTCCAGTCTAAACAGTTGAAAGACCAAATGGCTGACAAGGTTGAGGGGGTTGCGGGGCTTTGGTCATCGACAATTGACCCGGATGATATAAAAAATGCAGAACCTCTCAGGAATGAGACAAACCAATCAAGCGAGCGGCTTGAGAAAATATTGACCATGGTCGGAGAGAAAAGTGCTTCTTTCCTCGGAGCGTATGTCATACTGCCTGATGAATACCAGAACCAAAAAGTATACATCCTCGCCGCATCTGACATTTATCGCGATTATTCCTTTGGGTCTCAGATGTTTTACGACGCAGGTGATCAATTTCTAAGTGCTTTTCGCGCCAGCCGGGATCAGCATAAGGTGACAAGTACAGATATTTTCTCGGACCAGTATGGATCATGGGTTTCATCCTTTGCCCCTATCATGGATAATAGCGGGAAAGTAGTCGCGATTCTGGGGATAGATGCAGAGGCAACGATCATCAGGCAAAATCAGATGGAAATCCTTTTCCTGTTAATAGTCCAGATGTCCGCCATTTTAGTTGCGGTTTATATCATTTTGAATTGGGGCCTCAAAAAGGTGATGAAACCTGTAGATGACTTGTTTTATGGCATAAAGGAAATCAGTTCCGGCAATTTTACTGTACAGCTGCCTGTCCGCGACCAGTCTGAATTGAGTATATTGAGTGAACAGTTTAATGAGATGGCTTCCCAGCTTTCTCAGCTATTCAAAAGTGTATCAGCTGCATCAAGAGAACTGGGACAGTCTTCTCTCGAAGAGAATGAATCGATTTTGCTTGAGGAAGCAATTAACACAATAGAGGATATTTTTGAACGGACCAAGCTGCAGCAAGAGCTCCAGCGTGCTGAAAAGATGAACGCAATCGGCCAGCTTGCTGCTTCTGTTGCCCATGAAATCAGGAACCCCATGACGGTAGTGAAAGGATTCCTGCAAATTTTCCTCGCTAAGGACATGAGTGAAGAAGAGCATACATATTTAAAACTGATGATTGAAGAATTGAACAGGGCGGAAACGATCATCAATGATTATTTAAGCCTGGCAAAACCTGATGTAGGGAAGCTGGAAACCATCGAAGGAAAAGACTTGGCTGAGCAGGTAATGGATCTAATGAGCTCTTATGCGATGATGTCCAAGAATATATCCCTGCACACCGATATAAAGGAGCCCGTGAAAATCAAAGGTAACAAGAGCGAATTAAAACAGGTGCTGATCAATATCCTGAAAAATGGAATCGAGGCAATGGATGACGGAGGAAAGCTCAGTTTGACCGTTGAAAAACAGGGCGATTATGGTGTCTTCATAATCAAGGATACAGGGGTTGGGATGACGGCTGAGGAGCTCTCAAGGCTGGGAACGGCTTTTTATTCATTAAAGGAGCGGGGAACTGGCATGGGATTGATGGTATGTTACCAGATTGTAGAACGGATGAAAGGTCAAATTAAAGTGTCCAGTATCAAAGGAGAGGGAACCACTTTTGAGATATTGGTCCCGATCCTAACAGAAGGTCCTGAGTAA
- a CDS encoding DegV family protein — protein sequence MAKIKIVTDSTCDLNDETIKKWDIIVVPLSISIDGENYLDRVDISPGEFMEKMKASSELPKSSQPPAGEFLKLYDELAADGYEIISIHMTGGMSGTVRSAESAAQMSSAKVNVVDSRFISKGLAFQVLEAARMAAAGKSVDEILTRLDTVRKQTRLFVVVDTLENLVKGGRIGKGKAMIGSLLNIKPIASLEGGEYTPVSKARSHSQVVKYLKKQFTEDTEGKIIKGVGLVHAEGLSLAEKIKEAVFESSGYDHFTIEDTTPIVSTHTGPGAIGFMYYFE from the coding sequence ATGGCTAAAATTAAAATAGTAACGGATTCTACTTGTGATTTGAATGATGAGACCATTAAGAAATGGGATATCATCGTAGTCCCGTTATCCATTTCAATTGATGGAGAAAATTATCTGGACCGGGTGGACATCAGTCCAGGTGAATTCATGGAGAAGATGAAGGCTTCTTCTGAGCTGCCAAAAAGTTCGCAGCCTCCTGCTGGCGAATTCCTCAAGTTGTATGACGAGCTTGCTGCGGATGGATATGAAATTATCTCGATCCATATGACAGGCGGGATGAGCGGTACAGTACGCTCGGCAGAAAGCGCTGCCCAGATGTCCAGTGCGAAAGTGAATGTGGTGGACTCCCGGTTCATTTCGAAAGGATTGGCTTTTCAGGTACTTGAGGCAGCTCGAATGGCAGCCGCCGGGAAGTCAGTAGATGAGATTTTGACAAGACTGGATACAGTAAGAAAACAGACTCGCTTATTTGTTGTCGTTGATACACTTGAAAACCTTGTAAAGGGCGGAAGGATCGGTAAAGGAAAAGCGATGATTGGGTCATTGTTGAATATAAAGCCGATTGCCTCACTGGAAGGTGGAGAATACACTCCTGTATCTAAAGCAAGAAGTCATTCCCAAGTCGTTAAATATCTAAAAAAACAATTTACTGAAGATACTGAAGGGAAAATCATAAAAGGGGTAGGGTTGGTCCATGCGGAGGGGTTAAGCCTCGCTGAAAAGATTAAGGAAGCTGTCTTCGAAAGTTCAGGCTATGACCATTTTACCATTGAAGACACAACGCCCATCGTCAGCACCCATACTGGCCCCGGCGCAATCGGCTTCATGTATTACTTCGAGTGA
- a CDS encoding DUF2535 family protein has product MLFKSLEFKNVVGQKVKVVEIPVLEEESSFYFMIQVRLQTFITAIYQERNAKKFYSFKEYLKRVMKWPDYEQLFKSAELKNNA; this is encoded by the coding sequence TTGTTATTCAAAAGCCTGGAGTTCAAAAATGTTGTTGGACAGAAGGTTAAAGTCGTGGAAATTCCTGTGTTGGAAGAAGAGAGTTCTTTTTATTTTATGATCCAAGTCCGTTTGCAAACTTTTATTACAGCAATCTATCAGGAAAGAAACGCAAAAAAGTTTTATTCGTTCAAAGAGTATTTAAAGAGAGTCATGAAATGGCCGGATTATGAGCAGCTGTTCAAATCTGCCGAATTGAAAAATAACGCCTGA
- the tatC gene encoding twin-arginine translocase subunit TatC — MEDKELNLVDHLDELRNRLIVSAVAFIIFFGLGFYFVKDIYHFFVRDLDVKLIVLGPSDIIWIYFMIATIIAIAGTIPVLAVQIWLFVKPALRPIERKLSLSYIPALFILFIVGLAFGYFVIFPTVLSFLVELSGDMLVTNFTAEKYFKFIMNMTIPFGVLFELPVVVMFLTSLGVINPYVLVKVRKYAYFILVVISVVISPPDFMSDILVTIPLLLLYEVSINLSKVVYRRKLKKEKEWQEKYGDMDDEETSF; from the coding sequence ATGGAAGATAAAGAATTAAATCTGGTGGATCATCTTGATGAGCTGAGGAACAGGCTGATTGTTTCTGCTGTTGCCTTCATTATTTTCTTTGGCTTAGGCTTTTATTTTGTCAAAGACATATATCATTTCTTTGTCCGGGATTTGGACGTAAAGTTAATAGTCCTGGGGCCCAGCGATATAATCTGGATTTATTTCATGATCGCTACGATCATCGCTATTGCTGGTACGATACCGGTACTGGCTGTACAAATATGGCTGTTCGTCAAACCGGCTCTCAGACCAATTGAACGGAAACTTTCCCTTTCGTACATCCCGGCGTTGTTCATCTTATTTATCGTTGGTCTTGCTTTTGGCTATTTCGTGATTTTTCCTACAGTACTTAGTTTCCTGGTCGAATTGAGCGGGGACATGCTGGTCACAAATTTTACAGCGGAAAAGTATTTCAAGTTCATCATGAATATGACAATCCCGTTCGGAGTGCTGTTCGAGCTGCCAGTTGTCGTAATGTTCCTGACCTCACTTGGGGTCATAAATCCCTATGTTTTAGTGAAAGTCAGAAAGTATGCATACTTTATATTAGTTGTCATCTCAGTAGTTATTTCACCTCCGGATTTCATGTCAGATATACTGGTGACGATTCCGCTGCTGTTATTGTATGAGGTCAGCATCAACTTGTCTAAAGTGGTATACAGACGGAAGCTTAAGAAGGAAAAAGAGTGGCAGGAGAAATATGGAGATATGGATGATGAGGAAACCTCCTTTTAA
- a CDS encoding twin-arginine translocase TatA/TatE family subunit, whose amino-acid sequence MLSNIGVPGLILILVLALIIFGPKKLPEIGRAFGQTLREFKKSTRELTSDVMEEFEDEKKEITKVTK is encoded by the coding sequence ATGTTATCAAACATCGGAGTTCCTGGATTGATTTTAATCCTTGTCTTAGCCCTCATTATCTTTGGACCAAAGAAACTTCCTGAGATTGGACGTGCATTTGGCCAGACACTTCGTGAATTCAAGAAATCAACTCGCGAATTGACAAGTGATGTTATGGAAGAATTCGAAGATGAAAAAAAGGAAATTACTAAAGTCACTAAATAG
- the ilvA gene encoding threonine ammonia-lyase IlvA: MEQKTLKGKWVSVEDILIAYRHLKEIVAHTPLQLNQRLSEKYGADIYLKREDLQHVRSFKLRGAYYAVRLLWEHGLENGVVCASAGNHAQGVAYACRQLGVNGKIFMPATTPGQKISQVEMFGREFIEIVLVGDTFDDSYREARECAEKEGREFIHPFDDENVIAGQGTVAVEILNDCQDSVDYVLASIGGGGLMAGLSTYIKSVSPATKLIGVEPSGAASMSAAFDRNSAITLDNIDTFVDGAAVKCVGSKTYEICKEHVDGLVAVPEGKVCTSILELYNEHAIVTEPAGALPIAALDLLKEEIKGKSVVCVVSGGNNDIGRMQEIKERSLLHEGLLHYFIVNFPQRAGALREFLDDVLGPGDDITRFEYTKKNNKESGPALVGIELKNKHEYNRLISSMEKKGFAFMELNKEHQLFNLLV; the protein is encoded by the coding sequence ATGGAACAGAAAACATTAAAAGGAAAATGGGTAAGTGTAGAGGATATTCTTATTGCCTATAGGCATCTTAAAGAGATTGTTGCCCATACTCCGCTGCAATTGAACCAACGATTATCAGAAAAATATGGAGCCGATATCTATCTGAAAAGAGAAGACCTTCAGCATGTACGTTCTTTCAAACTAAGAGGAGCGTATTATGCAGTCAGGTTGCTATGGGAACATGGATTGGAAAATGGAGTTGTCTGTGCAAGTGCAGGAAATCACGCCCAGGGTGTGGCGTACGCCTGCAGACAACTAGGTGTTAACGGGAAAATTTTCATGCCCGCGACCACACCGGGGCAAAAAATCAGCCAGGTGGAAATGTTCGGCCGTGAATTTATAGAAATCGTCCTCGTCGGGGACACTTTTGATGATTCATATCGGGAGGCACGGGAATGTGCCGAGAAAGAAGGCAGGGAGTTTATCCATCCATTTGATGATGAAAATGTAATTGCCGGACAGGGAACCGTTGCCGTGGAAATCCTTAATGACTGCCAGGATTCTGTGGATTATGTCCTGGCAAGTATTGGCGGCGGAGGCTTGATGGCTGGATTGAGCACATACATAAAAAGCGTGTCCCCTGCTACAAAATTGATTGGTGTTGAGCCAAGCGGTGCTGCGTCCATGAGTGCAGCGTTTGACAGGAATAGTGCAATTACCCTTGATAATATTGATACATTTGTTGATGGTGCCGCTGTCAAATGTGTGGGCAGCAAAACCTATGAAATTTGCAAAGAGCATGTAGACGGGCTGGTCGCGGTTCCTGAAGGGAAGGTCTGCACTTCTATCCTGGAATTATATAATGAGCATGCAATTGTTACTGAGCCGGCAGGTGCTCTGCCAATTGCCGCCCTTGACCTTCTGAAGGAAGAAATCAAAGGCAAATCGGTCGTTTGTGTAGTGAGTGGCGGTAATAATGACATAGGGAGGATGCAGGAGATCAAAGAAAGGTCTTTGCTCCATGAAGGACTGCTTCATTATTTCATAGTCAATTTTCCTCAACGGGCTGGGGCGCTGCGTGAATTCCTTGATGATGTTCTTGGACCAGGAGATGACATTACGAGGTTCGAATATACGAAGAAAAATAATAAAGAAAGCGGGCCGGCGCTTGTCGGTATTGAATTGAAAAATAAACATGAATACAATAGGCTTATTTCCAGCATGGAGAAAAAGGGCTTTGCCTTCATGGAATTGAACAAGGAACATCAATTGTTTAATTTACTGGTATAA
- a CDS encoding lysophospholipid acyltransferase family protein, whose protein sequence is MLRLIACFLYMGGYLVWSLPKLSGIKRLPDDMEFEQKKRRIHETPKNWSKTFMALTGSQIEVQGLNNIPSGPVLFASNHEGNFDIPVLIGAIDKPFGFISKIEVKKVPILSAWMEAIDCVFIDRKNRERAADSILTGVDLLKKGHSLVIFPEGTRSKGGPVGRFKAGGFRLAKDSGVPIVPISITGTADVFEKNGRLVKPAKINVIISQPIYSRQYKDKDLIAIADDVRDKIIRSREEKRIAS, encoded by the coding sequence ATGCTTCGTTTAATTGCGTGTTTTTTGTATATGGGTGGCTATCTTGTCTGGAGTTTGCCAAAACTGTCAGGAATAAAAAGGTTGCCGGATGATATGGAGTTTGAGCAAAAGAAGCGGAGAATCCATGAAACGCCGAAAAACTGGTCAAAAACGTTCATGGCATTGACGGGTTCCCAGATTGAAGTACAGGGGCTGAACAATATTCCGTCAGGGCCTGTTCTGTTCGCCAGCAACCATGAAGGTAATTTCGATATACCGGTCCTGATTGGGGCCATTGATAAACCATTTGGCTTCATTTCCAAGATTGAAGTCAAGAAAGTTCCGATACTGTCTGCCTGGATGGAAGCGATTGATTGTGTGTTCATTGACAGGAAAAATCGCGAACGGGCGGCAGATTCCATTTTAACAGGAGTGGATTTGTTAAAGAAAGGTCATTCACTTGTGATTTTTCCGGAAGGAACTAGAAGCAAGGGGGGACCGGTAGGTAGATTTAAAGCGGGTGGCTTCCGTCTTGCCAAAGATTCTGGTGTCCCAATCGTCCCGATTTCCATTACGGGTACGGCTGATGTCTTTGAAAAGAATGGCCGTCTAGTCAAACCCGCAAAAATAAATGTTATCATCAGTCAGCCAATTTACAGTCGGCAATACAAGGATAAGGATTTAATCGCAATTGCTGATGATGTTCGAGACAAAATCATACGGTCTAGAGAAGAAAAAAGAATTGCTTCCTGA
- a CDS encoding dihydrofolate reductase, with translation MISLIWAMDENRVIGYHNQLPWRLPEDLKFFKRVTMGHPIMMGRKTFESIGKPLPGRENIVITRDENYRPDGCTVMNSIEEFREYANQKEQEIFVIGGAEIFKEVLPEADRLYLTMIHHQFEGDTFFPVFDIEKWNLQTREVGPKNEKNPYDYEFLIFKHK, from the coding sequence ATGATTTCATTAATTTGGGCAATGGATGAAAATAGAGTAATTGGTTACCATAATCAGCTTCCTTGGAGGCTTCCCGAGGATTTAAAGTTCTTCAAGCGCGTAACGATGGGACATCCGATCATGATGGGAAGAAAAACATTTGAATCTATAGGGAAGCCGCTTCCTGGCAGAGAAAATATTGTCATAACACGGGACGAAAACTACAGGCCTGACGGCTGTACGGTCATGAACTCCATTGAAGAATTTAGAGAATATGCAAACCAAAAGGAACAGGAAATATTCGTCATCGGCGGTGCAGAGATTTTTAAGGAAGTTTTGCCGGAAGCGGACAGGCTTTATTTGACGATGATCCATCATCAGTTTGAAGGAGATACCTTCTTCCCGGTCTTTGACATAGAAAAGTGGAACCTCCAGACAAGGGAAGTCGGTCCAAAGAATGAAAAGAATCCATACGATTATGAATTCCTGATTTTTAAACACAAATAG
- a CDS encoding thymidylate synthase: protein MKQYLELCKHVLDTGVKKEDRTGTGTISTFGYQMRFNLQDGFPLLTTKKLHLKSIIHELLWFLNGDTNVKYLQENGVRIWNEWADEKGELGPVYGHQWRSWDGADGETVDQISELIHTIKTNPDSRRMIVNAWNVAEIKNMALPPCHCMFQFYVADGKLSCQLYQRSADVFLGVPFNIASYALLTMMVAHVCDLEPGDFVHTFGDTHIYSNHVEQVKLQLTRDPKPLPQMKLNPDVKSIFDFRYEDFELVNYEAHPHIKGVVSV, encoded by the coding sequence ATGAAACAATATCTAGAATTATGCAAACATGTCTTGGACACAGGTGTGAAAAAGGAAGACCGTACCGGTACAGGGACAATCAGTACATTCGGCTACCAGATGCGTTTTAATCTCCAGGATGGATTTCCACTGCTGACGACTAAAAAGCTTCACCTGAAATCGATCATCCATGAACTCCTTTGGTTTTTGAATGGTGATACGAATGTTAAGTACTTACAGGAAAATGGTGTGAGGATTTGGAATGAGTGGGCAGATGAAAAGGGTGAACTAGGACCGGTGTACGGACATCAGTGGCGCTCATGGGACGGTGCTGATGGGGAGACCGTTGATCAGATTTCCGAGTTGATCCATACTATTAAAACCAATCCAGATTCCAGAAGGATGATTGTCAATGCCTGGAATGTGGCGGAAATCAAGAATATGGCATTGCCGCCTTGCCACTGTATGTTCCAGTTTTATGTAGCTGATGGCAAGCTATCTTGCCAGCTGTACCAAAGATCGGCGGATGTATTCCTGGGGGTGCCATTTAATATTGCTTCATATGCGCTCCTGACAATGATGGTTGCTCATGTTTGCGATTTAGAGCCCGGAGATTTCGTGCATACCTTTGGTGATACGCATATTTACTCCAACCATGTTGAACAGGTTAAACTCCAGCTGACAAGGGATCCAAAACCTTTGCCGCAAATGAAACTGAATCCTGATGTCAAATCGATCTTTGATTTTAGATATGAAGATTTTGAATTAGTTAATTATGAAGCACATCCTCATATTAAAGGGGTTGTCAGTGTATGA
- a CDS encoding toxin, with translation MRKVFQIFVVIILSFTLLGSSNANMDGIFLFEYPKQSLLYESLDPEAASLAGNLVVLPEDDFDQVEAANIIGRLTLLPESMIKKAINQNIKVRLFEGNLTDNPTASHLKGVIPRGYTSKRTWDQVPGIGGSRVVLVKIGSSEKGKGHGSVNLELHELAHSLDRHVYDGIREEERFLTIWKQESRVLFPGRAYFLDYPEEYFAECFAMYYIGGMPARLLKEAAPQTYHYIEALK, from the coding sequence ATGCGAAAAGTTTTTCAAATATTCGTTGTTATCATTCTTTCCTTCACACTACTAGGAAGCTCAAATGCCAATATGGATGGCATTTTTCTTTTTGAATACCCAAAACAATCATTACTATATGAATCTTTGGATCCTGAAGCAGCCAGTCTGGCGGGAAACTTGGTGGTGCTTCCGGAGGATGACTTCGATCAGGTGGAGGCAGCGAATATTATCGGGCGTCTCACCCTTTTGCCTGAATCCATGATCAAGAAAGCGATCAATCAAAATATCAAGGTTCGATTATTTGAAGGCAACCTCACTGATAATCCTACGGCCAGTCACTTAAAGGGAGTCATTCCGCGCGGCTACACATCGAAACGGACATGGGACCAGGTTCCGGGGATTGGTGGATCTAGAGTTGTGCTTGTGAAAATTGGAAGCAGTGAGAAGGGCAAGGGGCATGGGTCGGTCAACCTTGAATTGCACGAACTTGCACATTCACTCGATCGCCATGTCTATGACGGAATCAGGGAGGAAGAAAGGTTCCTGACTATATGGAAACAGGAAAGCCGCGTGCTTTTTCCCGGCAGGGCATATTTCCTGGATTATCCCGAGGAATATTTTGCCGAATGCTTTGCGATGTACTATATTGGCGGGATGCCGGCACGTTTGTTGAAGGAAGCAGCTCCGCAAACCTATCATTATATTGAAGCTCTTAAGTAG
- a CDS encoding toxic anion resistance protein, producing MMFPINDQNVSPYSNHSHGKLNDAKVSKLKQALRNEQEVQHLARSIDDQDLIHILEFGMKPAVDVSRFSEQLLDFIMKDNQEDFEHILIQLGKIMDRFDRKDFQKTAVGLFSRLFKKTDNMMDRLINKYLSIGKEIDQIYVKIFKYKREMAEMSNRLGQMLEQNYQYYLTLEKYIVAAEMRLNEWAASKEMRLEQPAGDLMVSTEVDTLQNAINALEHRIYDLEMAKMVALQAVPQIKMLQSGNDRLVAKMNSSFMSTIPIFKDGLIQSIAAKRQKLVGDSLRELGKRTNEIVKNKNINP from the coding sequence ATGATGTTTCCGATCAATGATCAAAATGTAAGCCCTTATTCTAATCATTCCCACGGGAAGTTGAACGATGCGAAGGTGTCCAAATTAAAGCAGGCTTTGAGGAATGAACAGGAGGTCCAGCATCTGGCCAGGAGCATAGATGACCAGGATCTTATTCATATCCTTGAATTTGGCATGAAACCTGCTGTTGATGTTTCCCGTTTCTCTGAACAGCTTCTTGATTTTATTATGAAGGATAACCAGGAGGATTTTGAGCACATACTCATTCAGCTGGGTAAAATTATGGATCGGTTTGACAGGAAGGATTTTCAGAAAACAGCAGTCGGATTGTTCAGCAGACTATTCAAGAAAACCGATAATATGATGGATAGGTTAATTAATAAGTATCTGTCGATTGGCAAGGAAATAGATCAAATATATGTGAAGATATTCAAATATAAAAGAGAAATGGCAGAAATGTCGAATAGACTGGGGCAGATGCTTGAACAAAACTACCAATATTACTTGACGCTTGAAAAATATATAGTGGCTGCCGAAATGAGGCTCAATGAATGGGCAGCAAGCAAAGAGATGAGGCTGGAACAACCTGCTGGAGATCTTATGGTCTCAACGGAAGTTGACACATTGCAGAATGCGATAAATGCCCTTGAGCATAGAATTTATGATCTTGAAATGGCTAAAATGGTTGCTTTACAGGCGGTACCTCAAATAAAGATGCTGCAGAGCGGAAATGACAGGCTGGTTGCCAAGATGAACTCGTCATTCATGAGCACCATTCCTATATTTAAAGATGGATTGATTCAGTCAATCGCTGCTAAAAGACAGAAGCTGGTTGGGGACTCGTTGAGGGAGCTGGGCAAAAGGACGAATGAGATCGTGAAAAACAAGAACATCAACCCGTAA
- a CDS encoding YceG family protein yields MYPSEYLLMKHSLPITDENWLSILKTPGNERPAYKKEGNILHIGQVAASFTGIPYDEDEYYNQLFDYVRSHNLILLTEESLVNSSEAARMSTIQKAFFSCQKRNASTIDFVSVLEEKDLLLKSDHPILNSQVKLALIEMLKLFGKNEDFGLAGEDSINILDDVLGWIQNQLGQYLRKADPEKNMPAFLWYGNYTKSHQYLLLFLLEIGCDVISFTPSGNDALEMAVQRERTCFLRVYPEKHEPERFPAEYRNSSATVAYQASKEIENILTDSGSLLYKKWQLRDYLPSVITLKTTYEELFLVAEEKAMVRPYFEMKDKTVRIPALFAKVNGVSNNRREYWKLLHRLILQENALLIKTLPFSTGANSDFRFHYHKALDREGLLDPQKMAGAHYWKYQHMPEWLQTAIASAIRRICADPNLKPQNNEKVDDLRVYLFTQAMQIPESILKMLQKFDYSQEVPKVIIYNNGLNGTITRPDAALLLLLNQLGIDWIIFNPAGHSDIEKFINKRIFVSHWLEDVIFEQEMREPSVLKKVIVQGLFKSLRSD; encoded by the coding sequence ATGTATCCATCAGAGTATCTTTTAATGAAGCATTCATTACCTATAACAGATGAGAACTGGTTGTCCATCTTAAAAACGCCTGGAAATGAGCGGCCGGCTTATAAAAAAGAGGGGAATATCCTACATATTGGACAGGTAGCAGCCAGTTTCACAGGTATTCCGTATGATGAGGATGAATATTATAACCAGTTATTTGATTATGTTCGCTCCCATAACCTGATTTTGTTAACTGAGGAGTCATTAGTCAACAGCTCGGAAGCTGCCCGTATGTCCACAATACAAAAAGCATTTTTCTCCTGCCAAAAAAGAAATGCGTCAACAATTGACTTCGTCTCAGTCCTCGAAGAAAAGGATTTGCTGCTGAAATCCGATCATCCCATCCTCAACAGCCAAGTAAAACTAGCACTAATTGAAATGCTTAAGCTATTCGGTAAAAATGAAGACTTCGGACTGGCGGGCGAGGATTCCATTAATATCCTTGACGATGTCCTCGGCTGGATCCAGAACCAACTCGGCCAATATTTGAGAAAAGCAGATCCGGAAAAGAACATGCCAGCATTTCTCTGGTATGGGAATTATACAAAAAGCCACCAGTACCTTTTGTTATTTTTACTGGAAATAGGCTGTGATGTCATTTCATTCACACCGTCAGGAAACGACGCACTTGAAATGGCTGTACAGCGGGAGCGTACCTGCTTTTTGCGTGTATATCCAGAAAAGCATGAGCCAGAAAGATTTCCCGCTGAATATAGAAACAGCAGTGCTACAGTAGCGTATCAGGCATCAAAAGAGATTGAAAATATTTTGACCGATTCTGGAAGCCTATTGTACAAAAAATGGCAGTTGAGAGACTATCTGCCTTCTGTTATCACTCTAAAGACAACTTACGAAGAATTGTTTCTGGTAGCAGAGGAAAAAGCAATGGTCAGGCCATATTTTGAAATGAAGGATAAAACAGTAAGGATTCCTGCGTTGTTTGCAAAAGTCAATGGGGTCAGCAATAACCGGCGAGAGTATTGGAAGCTGCTTCATCGGCTGATCCTCCAGGAGAATGCCTTACTCATTAAAACGCTCCCATTTTCCACAGGGGCAAATAGTGATTTCCGGTTCCATTATCACAAGGCTCTAGACAGAGAAGGACTTCTTGACCCGCAAAAGATGGCCGGCGCACACTATTGGAAGTATCAACACATGCCCGAATGGCTTCAAACAGCCATTGCTTCAGCAATCAGGAGGATTTGTGCCGACCCAAACCTGAAACCTCAAAACAATGAGAAAGTAGATGATTTAAGGGTCTATTTGTTTACACAGGCCATGCAGATACCAGAAAGTATATTGAAAATGCTGCAGAAGTTCGATTATTCCCAGGAAGTGCCCAAGGTGATCATATACAATAACGGGCTGAATGGAACTATTACCAGGCCAGATGCAGCCTTGCTGCTGTTATTGAACCAATTAGGCATAGATTGGATCATTTTTAATCCTGCAGGCCACAGCGATATAGAAAAATTCATCAATAAGAGAATCTTTGTTTCCCATTGGCTTGAGGACGTCATATTTGAACAGGAGATGAGGGAACCTTCTGTCTTGAAAAAAGTCATTGTTCAAGGACTATTCAAAAGTCTAAGGAGTGATTAA